The genomic region CCCCTCCCATGCATTGATAAGCTCGTAGACAATGCATCAGGATACAATATTTTGAGCTTTTTAGATGCATActcaggatataatcaaatccttATGCACCCCAAAGATCAGGATAAAACAACTTTTATCACTGAAATGGGGAACTATTGTTATAACGTAATGCCTTTCGGACTAAAAAACGCAGGTGCCACCTACCAGCGACTAATGGATAAAGTTTTCAACCGACAAGTAGGACGAAACCTCAAGGTATACGTGGACGATATGGTGATCAAAACCAAACAATCAAAAAGCCACGGAGAAGATATCGAGGAAATCTTCACACAACTCAGAAAACACAACATGCGTCtaaatccagacaaatgtgcATTTGGAGTAAAAGGAGGGAAATTCCTTGGTTTCATGTTAACATCCAGAGGAATAGAAGCCAACCAAGAAAAATGTGAAGCAATAATGAAGATGAGAAGTCCTCAAACAATCAAAGAAGTGCAAAGACTGAATGGCAGAATTGCAGCCCTATCTAGGTTCCTTCCAGCAATTTCCACACATTCTCAACATTTTTTCAACATACTAAGGAAAGGACAAGCATTCAAATGGAACAACGAGTGCGAAGTAGCTTTTCAAAAGCTCAAATCAATACTCTCAACTCCACCAATACTACAAAAACCAGAACAAGGTAAATCGTTGTTACTTTATCTATCTATCTCCACTAACGCAATAAGCTCAGTCCTAGTTACAGAAACAGGAGGACAACAAAACCCAGTCTATTTCGTCAGCAAAACACTGCAGAACGCCGAGCTCCGGTACGCACCAATGGAAAAGCTCGCATACGCAATAATCGTGACGGCGCGAAGATTGCGTCACTATTTTCAAAGCCACCCAATAATAATCAGGACTAACCAACCTATACGCCAAGTTCTACTAAGGCCCGAAGCATCTGGAAGGATGACGAAATGGTCAATCGAACTATCAGAGTTCGACATCTCCTACGAACCAAGGACAGCCATGAGGGCACAATTTCTGGCCGACTTCATAGTCGAACTAGCCGACCAAACAGTAGAGGATCAAGAGTGGGAACTATATGTTGACGGCGCTTCAAACTCAGAAGGATCTGGAGCAGGAGTGCTACTCACAAACAAACGAGACCTCCAAACCGAATAGTCTATACGGTTCAAATTCAAGGCAAGTAATAATCAAGCCGAGTATGAGGCATTGCTCGCGGGACTCAGACTAGCTCAATCCCTCAGCATTTCCAACCTCCAGGTATACTGCGACTCACAACTGATCGTGCAACAGGTAACAGGTCAGTTCCAGGTAAAGGATCAATTACTAGAAAAATACCACTCACTAGCCAGAGAGCTTATGTCCCACTTTAATTCAATTAAAATCAGGCATGTAGCTCGGGAGCAAAACACCCGAGCAGATGCCTTATCAAAACTAGCAACAACTAGGAAACCCCAACAAGAGCCTATTATATCTCAACTAACAATAGCTGAGCCTAGCTTCAGCAACAGTTCAATTTTCTCAATATCACAGGGACACGATTGGCGAACACCATACAGGCATTACCTACAAACAGGGGGCATCCCAGACGATGTGAAAGACAAGAGAACATTCAGAAGGAAAGCAGCCTCTTACACCCTACTCGGAAACACCCTTTACAAAAGGGGATTCTCCCAACCCCTACTACGATGCGTGGACAAAGACGAAGCTGACATCATTATGAACGAAGTTCACGAAGGAGTATGTGACAACCACATAGGAGGAATGAGCTTAGCATCCAAAATAACCAGGGCCGGATACTATTGGCCAACCATAAAACAAGACTGCATCAGCAAAGTAAAAAATATGCGACAATTGTCAGAAACACTCACCGAGCATACGGAACCCAGCCGAGCTATTGCATACATCAGAGGTAAGCTGGCCTTTTAACAAATGGGGGCTCGACATCCTCGGCCCATTCCCAAAAGCCCCGGGCCAGGTAAAATATTTACTCGTAGCAATTGACTATTTTTCAAAATAGATAGAGGCACTGCCTTTAGCCAAAATCGGAGCTAATAAAATACGTTCCTTCATATGGAAACACATCATCTGCCGATTTGGATTACCACATGAAATCATCACTGACAATGGTCGGCAATTCACCGATCAAAGCTTAGCTACATTTTTGCAGGGTTTCAAAATCAAACATCATTTCTCCTCAGTAGAGCACCCACAAACAAATAGGCTAGCCGAGGCTGCAAACAAGGTCATCCTACAAGCTATCAAGAAGAAGGTCGGCGAAGCCAAAGGAGACTGGGCCGACCTGATACCAGAAATTTTATGGGGTTATAATACAACAAAACAGACGACTACGCGCGAATCCCCTTTTCGACTAGTCTATGGCTCTGATGCCATGATACCAGTCGAGATCGCAGTAAGCTCACCAAGAATCGAGAACATCCCATCCGACGACATAAGACAAATAGAATTGGACATAATAGAAGAATTCCGAGCCAAAGCAAAGCTACAACATAAAGCAATGCAAGAGATAATCAAACGAAAATACAACAAGCGAGTGCAACCAAGAACATTCGCCGAAAACGACCTAGTACTCAGACGAAAAGAGGAAGCCAGGAAACCACCAACACATGGGAAGCTCGCAGCAACGTGGGAAGGACCATACAGAGTTCAACGCGTCCTCGGCAAAGGCGCCTACACATTGCAATCACTAGGAGGGGAGGAAATACctggaatttggaatatctcctCTTTAAGAAGCTATTTTATGTAACCGGGTTGAGGACACGAGGAgacactctttttcctactactgTGGTTTTTCCCAACTTGGGTTTTTTGTCACAGAGAGGTTTTAATGAGGTCCCTCACCCCTCACCGAAGCATGTATAATGTCAAAATTAAGAACAAACACATTACTTATCAAACTAATAGCAAACAAACAAACCCTGAACAGGGATACATACTACAAAACATTCCAATACGGAATTCAAACTTCAGTTTCGCGAAACAAACAATTTCAAAATAAGTCAAATCCATAGACAACCAAAATACATATAGACAAACATCAAACAAAACACTAATCAACTTTTCCAACCGATTCACTCTCACCCTGCTTCTCCTCCAAAGTCCCATCTTCTATCAATTGACCATCCTGAACAATCTTCGTGACATCTAACATAGCAACGTCCACATCAGGAGCCACAACACCGATTTGGCTAACTGCCCGATCGAAACCCAAAGTAAACGCAGAAAGGACTTCATCCTCTAGCTCAGCAACCCTAGCAGACAGTCTACCGACCTCAACATTAGAATCATTCTTCAACTTGGTAAGCTCGGAACCCACCTCCTTTATCTTTTCCTTTGCTGCCTTCAATTCATTCCTCAGTTTCAAAATCTTCTCATCTTTCTCCTGAGCCGAAGCCTTCAGCTTTTTTAAGGCAGCAGCATTATCCCCCTCCAaaatagaatccagctcggaagTCCTCCCAATAGACATCAACCGAGCCCCAATAACCTAGCAAGAGCAAGCATATGAATAAcactaaaacaaaaagaaaaccaaCAAACAGAATAGCAAAAAATAAGGTGTTAACCTGCAAGTACCGAGCCACGCCAGTTTTGCCAGCCTCATGGATAATCTTCACGTCAGAATCTACCTAAGCAAATTCATCCGAGACAGCCATAAAAGGATAACCAGCTGACCACAAAGACTGTTCAGGACCATCTCTATAGCCATAGAGCATCACCTGGCTCTCATAAGCAGAACAGATCTCCTCAGCAGTAAAGGCCCCAACATCCTCCTTAGCACCAGTAAGATCAAGGACCTTTGACGACCCATCTCCCCTCTTTCTTTTCAAACCAACATCAGAGGTCACACGTCCAGTGACAACCTCATTCTCTCTTACATTCGTCGACGAaccctccttctccttcttcctaGCTTTTGAAATGAACGCTTTCAAATTCGCGGTCGTAAGAGTAGAAGTTTTTTCACCTGCAAAAAAGCCAGCATGAATAACTATCACAAAAGCAAACCACAAAAAACAAAAGATACACAACACATTACCCAAATACTCTTCCATAGCCTCCCTATCTCCCTCCAACTTTAAAATACTCGATATCGACAACAATTCAGAAGAAGACATAGCAGAAACTAGAAAATCCAACACATATTCTTCACTCTTTACCCTATCATCACAGTCCAAAATCTGTTTAGGCTCGGGAGACCAATAAACAGGAAACCTTTCAACCATTAAGGAGTTCAAGAAGAAAGGGTAAAACTCTTCCTCAATCTGAACCTTAACAAACATTTCTTTGAAATCCTTGAAAGACTGTTTGTACAAGCTAAAAACGCTTCGGCCAGGGTGACTGCTCAAATTAACCCACCCTCCCCTCCACACCCATTTCGCCTGAAATAAGGAGAAGAATAAAGCCAACGATGGATAACACCCAAGGTATTCCATCAAACACTCAAAAGCCCAGACAAAAGTCCAGGAATTTGGATGCAACTGTGTCGGAGCACAGTTAAGTTGAGAAAGTACACCACATTCGAAATCAGAAAAGAGGAACCTCACCCCCAATTCGGTCAACATGCAAGTATAAACGTAGAAGTACAACCAGTCTGACCGTCGTTCGCAAACCCTATCATCCTTACCACAAGGCAAGATCCTAACTCCCAACTGCACCCCATTTCTCACCCATCTACACTCATTCAACTGAGAAACTAATTCAGCAGAGCTAAAGATCGAAGCATGACCTTTAACGTCAGCATCCGCCCAACCATACAAATCATCACTATCGACCACAACCTTATCCTTTTTTCCCATAACACGACAACAAGAAAAGCAGCGAAAGAAGAAAAGATGAAAGTGAAAACGTTAAAAAACTAACCTTTCTTACTCATTGTTTTAACTGGAACAGAAGACAAGCAGACAGCAAGTGGAAGTTACCAAGACAAACTTTCCTAATAAACCGCACGTTCTCCAATACCCACCCAAAGCGGCACCCCAAGGCCCACACGCAacatctaacaaaaaaaaaagttgatcTTGGAGACCCATATACACAATGAAACTACAAACAATGATTCTATCACCAAAATAAAGCTCAACCTGTTTTTTACAtgctaagcttgggggctgtgtacTATACCAATATCCTCGGCTATAGAATCATTGACCGAACAATCAACACAACGGCTTTTTATGACCGCCCCATAAGAACTCCGCGCTATAGCCGGTCGACAACAGAAACAGTAAAACAAACCCAAGGTTCTCGGAGTATCCACCAGGAAGTTACAAAGTTCAGTATTTGGAAATATCTATATAAACGAACCGAAATAACAAGTGCAGTCAGATTTGACTAAAAGCAGATACTGAGCAACATTAAAGAAACACACATCAATCTCATactccttgtttttatttttcgtaTTCCTAAGAAACTTActgacttgggcgtcggagtCCTTTTTTCAGGTCCCACGCCGACGTTCACGGAACCTTGAGGAATTCACTCCGAGCATTGGAACAACTGTTCAAGGGAGCAACCTAGCGAGTTATAGCTCGGAGAAAGAATCCCAGCACGGAACAATTGGAATGCAGATTTACTGGCTCGAGCTCAGCCTCGGGTACTGGTAGTTCCGAACTCGAACTAAGTTTCAACTTGCCGACCTCTTTAATTAAGGTCTCAAACTCGCGAATGATTCTTGTCACCTTACGTTGTTGAAGGAGTGGAAGGCCTACAAAGCGTAACCTCTTCGCCTGTTGCACTAATTCGAATTCTTCTGAAACATCAATTAACTCATAGCATAGATCTTTAATGCCCTGAAACCATGACTTCACTTGTAGATGCTTCACTTGTTTCTTCTCTGCGTCTTCGATGACATCCAGGACAGCAAGGGATATCTCTGATGCCCTCGGCTCATGATGAGATTCCGCGTTCTCCAAAACCTTTGCTCCTGCCATGATCACTGTATCGCGATTATTGCCCATGGTACATCACTTTGTTTTCTGATTGTTTTGAGTGTTTGAGCACCCAGGAAGATACGTAGCGGAACTCCAATATTATTAGCAAGAACGCCACTCTCGATTCTCGTATGTATGTATTTGTTTTCTGTTAGTTTGTTTGGTTAGACTTGAGCTTAGGACAAGTCTATTTTAGGGGGCCGGGTCGGAACCATTGGCACACTCCTCATGCATCATTAGGGCCAACGGGCAAAATTATAGTTACAGGATATGCAATGGAACGGTGATGCTACATTGCTACCTGACAAGTCTAACAAAAAATTTTAGTTGAAGCAGAATGAATGagtaaaagcataaaaaaaattagttggaCTTAATTAGGAAATAAATTGTTCAGCTAACCTAATGGGGGCAAGGTAGCATGACTTGTGTCCAATTCGACTTGCCAAGCAAAGACCATGTCATCTACTACCTTAGGTATTATTTACAGTGTAATCACCATTCACCACTGTAATATGGGATAATTTTTTATACATTGGAGAAGAAACCATTTATTACTATAAGCGAAGGGATTCAGAAGTCACTTCTTTTGTAGATACCTCATCAAATTTAGATACGATTCAATTTAAGTTTACTCAAAACTTATTAAAATTCTTATTGACTTAGACATCAAGATTACTTTCACTCAGGTATTTGAACATGTGCTATGCAGCAATGGTATGTATTGTATAACAATACACAGTTtccgtcaaaaaaaaaaaaaaatacacatttATAATACTATGTTTCAAAAACAAAATTCTCAATCTATCTAATAAAACATTAATTAATATCTTAATTTTTTAATACATAATAAATAttgtaaattttttaataaaaatttaaataaaattaaaatagaaatccTCTGAACGGTTCTTTAACGGGAGCTTCCCGGGTTAAACCCATCCGGTTATTTGTCAACGCTGAGTGCGCCTCAGCGCCTGACAAGCCAGTTGGAGCTGCTGAGTTGAGATATACACCGGTATACCCAGTTAACAAAAtcaggagagaaaaagaaaagaaaaaaattttttattaattgaatattttaatgTAAAGATTTAGATCAATATTTGTTTATCACGTAATGTCATAATGTGATGAGTTAGTTGNNNNNNNNNNNNNNNNNNNNNNNNNaataattttttttgtcaaatttaaatataaataagtcTCTAACTTTTACAAATGAgagatatataaatttttttagtgATGGTTTGAATCTGGTGCAAAGATTTATACCAGACACAATGGtatattcttaattttttttgtaagttAGGAGTGAGACTCGAATTTAGGACTTTTAGACAAAGATAGGAAAaatatgccatttgagttataattcgTTGGCAAGGGTATATTCTTTATCAAAAATGTTATTCGTACACCAATATGAACCAcaaatgtatttgtgtataaatacatgtgtgatttattttattttcaacgtgtatttatatttcaatatatattatattggtcctttagtggttgattttggtgtacaTGTAACATAGTCCATTCTTTATTACCTTTTgcctaaaattaaaaatttttttcttacagTTGAATCGTAAATTAGTTTGATTAATTCTCTTGTATTTCATCTGAATTTGGGGTTACACTACAAGAGAAATAGGCTAAAACCGTTGTTAATGTACGTGAAAACCGTGGCGACGAATGAGACTGTGGTGGGTAAAAACTAAAAAGGTAGTCGATTCATCCTTTTGCCACTGTTTTGAGGCGTTTTAAACTGTGACAAAATACTCGAGTCTTTTCAGCAGGTGCACCATAACAACCGTGACAGAGGAGCTTGGAGAAGAAGAGTGCACAAGTCACAAGGACATGGAGATCTTCCCAGAACACGTGCGACATCTGTGGAACGAATGGGAACTGAGGGGGCTGGTTTTGCTAAGCCTAACATGGCAGGTTGTCCTCATCATATGTGGCTCTTGGAGGAAGCGTGCCCGTGGTGGCTTCATCAGCTTCGTCGTTTGGGTAACATATCTCTCAGCAGATTGGTTAGCCACAGTTTCTTTGGGCACACTTGCCAACAACCAAGGAGACGTGGCCACACAAGATAGGAACCACGCCCTGCAGGCCATTTGGGCTCCCTTCCTTCTCCTCCATCTCGGCGGCCCTGACACAATCACTGCTTACGCCTTAGAAGACAACACTTTATGGCTACGCCATTTGCTCGGTCTACTTGTCCAAGTTTCCGTGGCCTTCTACATCTACTTAAGATCTTGGAGCACCACTGCCTTGACTTTTATAGCCATTCCAGTGTTTGTTTCCGGGATCATTAAGTATGCAGAGCGCACTTGGGTTCTGAGATCCGCTAGCCCCGAACAACTTGAAGAATCTTTGCTCTCCGCTCCGGCCATACAACCTCCAAATCTCAAGCTTTCTTATGCCAATGCCGAGCTTGAGTATGTTCACGGAGGATACTACTTGTTTCCTGTTCTCAAGCGTCTCTATGCCAATCTGAGCCTAAGGTTCGCTGAGGGTCAGCGAACCTACCAATTGATGGTGAAAAAGGAACATGTGGAGGACAAAGATTACAAGAAACACAGTAATTATGCTTTTAAATTGGTTGAGGTCCAGTTGGGTTTTTTGTATGACTTGCTTTACACGAAATCAACTATAATTTACTCTCCACTAGGTCTCATTTTTCGTTTCGTTAGTGTTTTATCCATAGTGTCTGCTTTAGCTTCATATGTTGTCTTCCTTAATGTTCATGAGCATGAGTACTCAAGGGTTGACGTTCCTATAACATATTGTTTATTTATTGGGGCTATTTTGCTCGAGCTTTATGCATTTGTGTCCCTTGTTTTCTCGGATTGGACTTTGAATTGGCTAGTTGTCAACAAGCATAGTTCACTGCAGAATTTCATATGCTGGGTTTTGTCTCGTTGTCGGAAAAGGTGGTCAGGGCAGTTAGCTCAACACAACTTGTTGAATTTTTGCATGAAGAAGAGGGTAACAAGATGCATTCGAAATGATTTTCTTTTCAGAAGCTACTTTGTGATGGAATTATACAGGCAAAGGACATGGGAAGATGCTGATGCTGATCTCAAACAGTTTATCTTTAAACATCTCACACAAAAACAAGAGCTGTACAAAGAACAAGGATTTGATTACAATTTTCTCAAGAAATTGCTCTCTTATAAAGGTGACAATGCTTCcatttcaataaaaaatattggCTGGAGTGTTGAGGTCGAATTCGGTCATAGCTTACTCATTTGGCATATTGCAACTGATATATGCTATCACTCTAGAACAGAAGAATCCGAAAAGGACTACAGGGAAGTGAGCAAAAGAATATCAAATTATATGTTGTATCTTTTACTCATGCGTCCACTCATGCTGCCTAAATGGATAAACAGGATTACTCACGTTCGGAACACTTTCAGGGAAGCCATAAGGATATTGCAGCGAGAGCAGCTGCCGGTTCAAGATGCTGCAAGCGCTTCAACATTGCTGATTCAAATGTACACGCAGTGTCACCAGCCACTCGAACAACTTCGAGTGGAAAAGACTGGCAAGTCTTTGCTCCATGAAGGTTGCCGCCTTGCTTCACAGATTGAAGATCAGAGAGTTTCATGGGAAGTGATTTGTAATGTGTGGATAGAGATGCTTACTTATGCTGCAAGTCAGTGTGAATGGGAGGCACATGCTCAGCAACTCCGAAGAGGAGGAGAATTTCTCACTCATGTTTGTCTTCTCATGGCAGAACTTGGTTTGAGCGAACAATTTGATATTGGGAGGAAGGGACTCAGTGTAGAAACCCAAAATGATGGATGGGGATGTGTAAGAAGTAAATTACTCAGTTCTTACTTATAAGTGATGCAGCAAATTCAACTTTGTATGGTGTTATGGTCTTCTGTTTTTCAATTGTGATAAGATTTGACCATTTACTGAAACTAAAAGAACAATGCTGAATAatgtgttattgattttccttcttctctttctttttttttaattgttttagaatttcatatttttaaaagaaattttttgtTGTCATTCTTGGATCTTGATCAGCCAAGCCAACTCTTGTTTAAAGCATTTTAACCGCTGACAATGCCATGGAAATACTTAATGAACTGAATTCCCTTTTGGAAGAGGATTATTGGATGATTCTTTACTTTCATTTTTGTATTCCAGTTTAGTGTATATGCCAAGATATTAGTTCTTGTATACACCTATGAAAACATTTTAGGCTAATTAATAGttgatgcattattttcagttTTAAATATTAGCAGCATTGTTAATCAATATTCTTGAGTTGATACAACCAAATTGTATATGGCATATTCCAAGCTAGAAACCAAGATTTTCTCCTTTTGTGTGCATTTGGAAACATTAAGCACCTTAATCTTGTGAGAATCCTATATATTTATGGTTCATAGGCAACATAATTATATTTGACTTCACTCTAAGAATAGTGGGAAGGGAATGGACCTCACAAAGGCAAACATAATATAGTCACACTATGATAATAGTTAATAGCAGTAAAATATtgaagaaaatgcagaaaaacagaACACCAAAGTTTAACGTGGGAAAAAACCTCTCAATGTGAGAAATCAAAAAAACCCACAGGAAGGTATAAAGGTATACTATTATCCAATCAAAGCTACAAAGATGTCTCAAAACTTAGAAGTACTAATAAGCATACATACACAACTCTTGTACAAGGACACATACACATCAACAAAATGAAATCAATGATGCTTGTTTACAGACTTTCTGGCAGTTCGACTTGAGAGCTCAGATCACAACCACAACTCGAAATTGAAGTACTA from Arachis ipaensis cultivar K30076 chromosome B02, Araip1.1, whole genome shotgun sequence harbors:
- the LOC110268640 gene encoding uncharacterized protein LOC110268640, yielding MGKKDKVVVDSDDLYGWADADVKGHASIFSSAELVSQLNECRWVRNGVQLGVRILPCGKDDRVCERRSDWLYFYVYTCMLTELGVRFLFSDFECGVLSQLNCAPTQLHPNSWTFVWAFECLMEYLGCYPSLALFFSLFQAKWVWRGGWVNLSSHPGRSVFSLYKQSFKDFKEMFVKVQIEEEFYPFFLNSLMVERFPVYWSPEPKQILDCDDRVKSEEYVLDFLVSAMSSSELLSISSILKLEGDREAMEEYLGNVLCIFCFLWFAFVIVIHAGFFAGEKTSTLTTANLKAFISKARKKEKEGSSTNVRENEVVTGRVTSDVGLKRKRGDGSSKVLDLTGAKEDVGAFTAEEICSAYESQVMLYGYRDGPEQSLWSAGYPFMAVSDEFA
- the LOC110269137 gene encoding uncharacterized protein LOC110269137 — translated: MGNNRDTVIMAGAKVLENAESHHEPRASEISLAVLDVIEDAEKKQVKHLQVKSWFQGIKDLCYELIDVSEEFELVQQAKRLRFVGLPLLQQRKVTRIIREFETLIKEVGKLKLSSSSELPVPEAELEPVNLHSNIVGKELLVGRDAEIQGLIRRLTKGYHRYICIVGEEVGIGKTTEGSG
- the LOC107623328 gene encoding uncharacterized protein LOC107623328; amino-acid sequence: MEIFPEHVRHLWNEWELRGLVLLSLTWQVVLIICGSWRKRARGGFISFVVWVTYLSADWLATVSLGTLANNQGDVATQDRNHALQAIWAPFLLLHLGGPDTITAYALEDNTLWLRHLLGLLVQVSVAFYIYLRSWSTTALTFIAIPVFVSGIIKYAERTWVLRSASPEQLEESLLSAPAIQPPNLKLSYANAELEYVHGGYYLFPVLKRLYANLSLRFAEGQRTYQLMVKKEHVEDKDYKKHSNYAFKLVEVQLGFLYDLLYTKSTIIYSPLGLIFRFVSVLSIVSALASYVVFLNVHEHEYSRVDVPITYCLFIGAILLELYAFVSLVFSDWTLNWLVVNKHSSLQNFICWVLSRCRKRWSGQLAQHNLLNFCMKKRVTRCIRNDFLFRSYFVMELYRQRTWEDADADLKQFIFKHLTQKQELYKEQGFDYNFLKKLLSYKGDNASISIKNIGWSVEVEFGHSLLIWHIATDICYHSRTEESEKDYREVSKRISNYMLYLLLMRPLMLPKWINRITHVRNTFREAIRILQREQLPVQDAASASTLLIQMYTQCHQPLEQLRVEKTGKSLLHEGCRLASQIEDQRVSWEVICNVWIEMLTYAASQCEWEAHAQQLRRGGEFLTHVCLLMAELGLSEQFDIGRKGLSVETQNDGWGCVRSKLLSSYL